A genomic window from Algoriphagus sp. Y33 includes:
- a CDS encoding tetratricopeptide repeat protein, which yields MSHCRHILLHVCLLLIPYNLYSQQIPRSEADSLLSIIHTTKLDSNRVKIWIELGQFQMQKARGVKADLDSASTYVQKAYELSRQLKYYAGECRSLNLLGTISHEAWELDQSIAYHKSAIELYRKQRDWKGEAESYLLLAWARRDKGDVDEARKDIQKAIALSKDNSDQEGMGEAYIEWGNTYANFGEELNEKINYYQEGLQFFESAGDKMRQANVHKDLGDLYRLQGSTGQALLELRKSLALYRSIGYLHVQGVYDLLGTLFSELGEYEEGLKYGLLAVQTAETLGDTTLQLSTIYNRLGATYSNLKQYQKAHIYFNKAMHIAQKCNDRSSIIKLTYNITSVLNELGQPNASVQLLLSTAEQYPPQNNSDSIISTSHFLLGYTLLKKHTIAQRYFKQLIQLSEKLGKREFMHKIIYYDVINFLVESKQYALAKNYSDEFEEYCRATNYLPGASQVQFFRFKLDSMQANYPSAIHHYQQYKLLQDSLLNETKNHRIASLEVLHEIEKKEKDIQLKEQNIKALTKERILQEQKIKQDRVIRNGIIGGAALLLILLTVIYNRYRSKQQSNKLLQAQQDTLKEQQQQIQEKNQALEQLVVEKERLLKEIHHRVKNNLQLVMSLLNSQVASLQDKVALSAIQDSQNRVQAMALIHQKLYQAEGVARIPMKAYIEELVAYLQDSYTHSRKVNFKLLIGQIELDVNMSVPLGLIINEAITNAFKYAFPEENSGTVLIGLLQKSDTSYELTIEDDGVGFPKAFDPLQSRSLGMTLIHGFSAQLDAELNLESNQGVKISLVFTDERLSHIQNKVDYAY from the coding sequence ATGAGCCACTGCCGACACATCCTTTTGCATGTATGTTTGTTGCTGATACCTTATAACCTCTATTCACAACAAATCCCACGAAGTGAAGCTGATAGCCTATTAAGCATAATTCATACCACTAAACTCGACTCCAACCGGGTAAAGATATGGATAGAACTGGGGCAATTTCAGATGCAAAAAGCAAGAGGAGTTAAAGCTGATCTGGACTCGGCGAGCACTTATGTACAGAAGGCCTACGAATTGAGCCGGCAATTGAAGTATTATGCCGGAGAATGCCGCAGCCTCAACTTGCTAGGCACTATAAGCCACGAGGCTTGGGAGTTGGATCAGTCTATTGCATACCATAAATCAGCCATCGAGCTTTACAGGAAACAGCGCGATTGGAAAGGGGAAGCTGAGAGTTACCTGCTACTAGCCTGGGCCCGGCGTGACAAAGGAGATGTGGATGAAGCCCGAAAGGACATACAAAAGGCTATTGCCCTCTCTAAGGACAATAGCGATCAGGAGGGAATGGGTGAAGCCTATATTGAATGGGGCAATACATATGCTAACTTCGGGGAAGAACTCAATGAGAAAATCAACTACTATCAAGAAGGGCTGCAATTTTTTGAAAGTGCCGGCGACAAAATGAGGCAGGCCAATGTACACAAAGACTTAGGCGATTTGTACCGGCTGCAGGGAAGTACGGGTCAGGCCTTGCTCGAACTCCGAAAATCACTAGCCCTGTACCGTTCTATTGGCTATTTACATGTACAAGGTGTTTACGATTTGTTGGGGACTCTTTTTTCCGAATTGGGAGAATACGAGGAGGGGCTCAAGTACGGACTACTAGCCGTTCAAACGGCTGAGACGTTAGGAGACACTACGCTGCAATTGAGCACCATTTACAACCGCCTTGGAGCCACTTACTCTAATTTAAAGCAATACCAAAAAGCCCACATTTACTTTAATAAAGCAATGCATATTGCCCAAAAGTGTAATGACCGGTCTTCTATTATAAAACTGACATACAACATTACCAGCGTCCTAAATGAACTTGGCCAACCAAACGCATCGGTACAGTTGCTCCTCAGTACTGCCGAGCAGTATCCACCCCAAAATAATAGTGATAGTATAATTTCAACTTCCCACTTTTTACTCGGTTACACGCTACTAAAAAAACACACTATTGCCCAACGTTATTTCAAGCAGTTAATCCAGCTTTCTGAGAAATTAGGCAAGAGAGAGTTTATGCATAAGATTATATACTACGACGTAATTAATTTTCTTGTGGAGAGTAAACAGTATGCACTTGCTAAAAATTACTCAGATGAATTTGAAGAATACTGCAGAGCTACCAATTACCTACCAGGGGCATCCCAAGTTCAGTTTTTCAGGTTCAAACTCGATTCAATGCAAGCCAACTACCCTTCGGCGATACATCATTATCAACAGTATAAACTGTTGCAAGATTCACTATTGAATGAAACCAAAAATCACCGAATCGCCAGTCTGGAAGTGCTGCACGAGATAGAAAAGAAAGAAAAAGATATTCAACTGAAGGAGCAAAACATCAAGGCTTTAACAAAAGAGAGAATATTGCAAGAGCAGAAAATAAAGCAGGATAGAGTCATCCGTAATGGAATAATCGGTGGTGCAGCCCTACTGCTCATATTATTGACGGTTATTTACAACCGATATCGATCAAAACAACAAAGCAACAAGCTGCTACAAGCCCAACAAGACACGCTAAAGGAGCAACAGCAACAGATCCAAGAGAAGAATCAGGCATTAGAACAGTTGGTAGTTGAGAAAGAACGATTACTCAAAGAGATCCATCACCGGGTGAAAAACAATTTGCAGCTTGTGATGAGTCTGCTCAACTCTCAGGTAGCTTCCTTACAAGACAAAGTTGCTTTGTCTGCCATCCAGGATAGCCAGAACAGGGTACAGGCTATGGCTCTCATTCATCAGAAGCTGTATCAGGCAGAAGGAGTGGCCCGTATCCCGATGAAAGCCTATATTGAAGAATTAGTGGCTTACCTTCAGGACTCATACACTCATTCCCGAAAGGTTAATTTCAAACTGCTTATCGGGCAAATAGAACTGGATGTGAATATGTCTGTCCCCTTAGGTTTAATTATCAATGAAGCCATTACCAATGCATTCAAGTATGCTTTTCCGGAAGAAAACTCCGGTACTGTACTGATAGGTCTGTTGCAAAAATCTGATACAAGCTATGAATTGACGATTGAAGACGACGGGGTAGGTTTTCCCAAAGCGTTTGATCCTTTACAAAGCCGTTCTTTAGGTATGACGCTGATTCATGGTTTTAGTGCACAATTGGATGCAGAGTTAAACCTAGAAAGCAATCAGGGGGTAAAAATATCCCTGGTTTTTACTGATGAGAGATTAAGCCACATTCAAAACAAAGTAGATTATGCCTACTAA
- a CDS encoding cupin domain-containing protein has translation MSQTFWLFGTYLHILADEHRTNSVYDLIEGQFPSNMETPLHLHTKYAEQLYVLEGEFTVYLNKEKIILTPGEHLFILPNTPHVVAASDQKVNRALTIASPSGFAKLIRTVGIPGSDATQPPDISNDMGLFIELSKETGDVILGSPGARP, from the coding sequence ATGTCTCAAACATTTTGGTTATTTGGTACTTACCTCCATATTCTGGCAGATGAACATCGGACAAATTCAGTTTATGATCTGATAGAAGGGCAATTTCCGTCAAACATGGAAACTCCCTTGCACCTACACACAAAATATGCAGAACAGCTCTATGTGCTGGAAGGAGAATTTACTGTCTATTTGAACAAAGAGAAAATTATACTTACTCCAGGCGAACATCTCTTTATCCTCCCCAATACGCCACATGTTGTAGCGGCTTCCGATCAAAAAGTAAACCGAGCCCTTACCATTGCCTCTCCCAGTGGGTTTGCAAAGTTGATCCGTACCGTGGGAATTCCCGGTTCAGATGCCACCCAGCCACCGGATATATCTAACGACATGGGGTTGTTTATAGAACTTTCTAAAGAAACCGGTGACGTGATTTTAGGCTCACCTGGTGCCAGGCCTTAG
- a CDS encoding sigma 54-interacting transcriptional regulator, whose amino-acid sequence MIDKLPYEVIWLDSIGKIVYANETFCKVMGYDKKETARLSISDINVTVTPESWKNHWKKVAEKGSINFPATHKTKSGTFYNVEVCAQYFMYNGANFICGIFKETSESNFFKHVIDHTGVIGSVGGWEFNLQDGSIFSTDCALKIFNTKNKEDLTPSKIIHRFQDCYRLESLLVQLIKKAIPFDEILATKDSPPRYIRAIGKPILKGNEVYKVSGIYQDVTELKQKDIDLTLYKTIIDNAQDLIYVYNDKADLLHYSESLVEKLGFTKQELDQFNMFKIDPSLTTGFWEGHFNELRNKGSHRFEWIITRKDGTKFPADITASHLKYYGEDYSCAVVRDITARKKRDLELYEALEEIKSLKERLENENEYLQEEISKNFNFNNILYSSDSYKKVLTQVDQVSSTDTTVLITGESGTGKELLASAIHSNSKRKTRPLIKINCATLPKELIESELFGHKKGAFTGAVANKMGKFALADGGTIFLDEIGELPLELQPKLLRVLQEGEFDELGGTKTIKVDVRIIAATNRDLKEMMREGLFREDLYYRLNVFPIYNIPLRARKDDIPLLAQFFLEKYSTKAGKSFKRLATKTIEYLMNYDFPGNIRELENLIERAVIVENGSTLGPGSWIPKNEISAFKNDFRPFEVKQKEYIIEVLEHTNWRISGPNGAAAILEMKDKTLFAKMKRLGIEKQVGLKSLSNHRNN is encoded by the coding sequence GTGATTGATAAATTACCATATGAAGTAATATGGTTAGACTCCATAGGTAAAATTGTATATGCTAATGAAACGTTTTGTAAAGTAATGGGGTATGACAAGAAAGAAACTGCCCGGCTTTCGATCTCAGATATAAATGTTACGGTGACCCCTGAAAGCTGGAAAAATCATTGGAAGAAAGTTGCCGAAAAAGGAAGTATTAATTTTCCGGCGACACATAAAACTAAAAGTGGTACATTTTATAATGTAGAAGTTTGTGCTCAGTATTTCATGTATAATGGAGCGAATTTTATATGTGGGATTTTCAAGGAAACATCTGAGTCTAATTTCTTTAAACACGTAATTGATCATACCGGAGTGATAGGAAGTGTTGGGGGGTGGGAATTTAACTTACAAGATGGATCCATTTTTAGTACTGATTGTGCATTGAAAATTTTCAATACAAAGAATAAGGAGGACTTAACTCCTTCTAAAATCATACACAGATTTCAAGATTGCTATAGGCTCGAATCCTTACTTGTACAGCTGATTAAGAAAGCAATTCCTTTTGATGAGATACTTGCTACCAAGGATTCACCACCCAGATATATCAGAGCTATAGGGAAGCCTATTTTGAAAGGAAATGAAGTTTATAAAGTGTCCGGAATTTATCAGGATGTTACTGAATTGAAACAAAAGGATATTGATTTAACACTCTATAAAACTATTATTGATAATGCACAGGATTTGATTTATGTGTATAATGACAAAGCGGACTTGTTGCATTACAGTGAATCATTAGTTGAAAAATTAGGATTTACTAAACAGGAGTTGGATCAGTTTAATATGTTCAAGATAGATCCATCGCTTACAACGGGATTTTGGGAAGGGCATTTCAATGAACTTAGGAACAAAGGCTCGCACCGGTTTGAATGGATAATTACCAGAAAAGACGGAACGAAGTTTCCCGCTGATATAACAGCAAGTCATTTAAAGTATTATGGTGAAGACTATAGCTGTGCGGTTGTAAGAGATATTACAGCAAGGAAAAAACGTGATTTGGAATTATATGAAGCATTAGAAGAAATCAAATCGTTAAAAGAGCGTCTTGAAAATGAGAATGAATATTTACAGGAAGAGATTAGTAAAAATTTTAATTTTAACAACATTTTATATAGTAGTGATTCATATAAAAAAGTACTAACTCAGGTGGATCAGGTATCCTCTACCGATACAACGGTACTTATTACGGGTGAGTCCGGAACAGGGAAGGAGTTGCTGGCAAGTGCTATACATAGCAATAGTAAAAGAAAAACCCGTCCTCTAATTAAAATCAATTGTGCTACTTTACCTAAGGAACTCATAGAAAGTGAGTTGTTTGGGCATAAAAAGGGTGCCTTTACTGGGGCTGTCGCCAATAAAATGGGAAAGTTTGCCCTTGCGGATGGTGGAACAATTTTTCTTGATGAAATAGGGGAATTACCTCTGGAACTTCAACCTAAGCTATTAAGGGTTTTGCAGGAAGGTGAATTTGATGAACTGGGAGGCACAAAAACAATCAAGGTTGATGTTCGGATTATAGCAGCAACAAACCGGGACCTGAAGGAAATGATGCGGGAGGGTCTTTTTAGAGAGGATCTTTATTACCGTTTGAACGTTTTTCCAATCTATAATATCCCTCTCCGGGCCAGAAAAGATGATATACCTTTATTGGCCCAGTTTTTCTTGGAAAAATATTCTACAAAAGCCGGAAAATCCTTTAAGCGTTTAGCTACAAAAACGATTGAATATTTAATGAACTATGATTTTCCGGGGAATATCAGGGAACTGGAAAATTTGATCGAACGGGCGGTAATAGTGGAGAATGGATCAACCTTGGGGCCGGGGAGTTGGATCCCTAAAAATGAAATTTCAGCCTTTAAAAATGATTTTCGTCCTTTTGAGGTTAAGCAAAAAGAATATATCATTGAAGTGCTTGAACATACAAATTGGCGCATCAGCGGACCAAACGGTGCCGCTGCAATTTTAGAGATGAAGGACAAAACGCTATTTGCAAAAATGAAGAGATTGGGTATTGAGAAGCAGGTTGGTCTGAAATCTTTAAGCAATCATAGAAATAATTAG
- a CDS encoding bestrophin family protein, with product MVLFSLFTSLIAIFAYSYLSWKWVAIPWLPVSLVGTATAFFVGFKNNQSYDRSWEARKIWGSITNHSRSFGAALKAYHFKNDLIGNDLDENIRIIIYRHIAWLYALKNAMWQRTSWEHKDRASKRQRNTLQSSQPPCQVDIEKYLAADEHIALKGKKNLSTQILDKQSQHLARLRQAGKLDTFQHIALQNLISNLYDEQGKSERIKNTPFPRQYATTSNLFIIVFMTLLPFGLLPQFVDLGEEYKFLMIPLNMIVSWVFMFMEYVGDISENPFEGLLNDIPVGTIVRNIEIDLIDMLDDEQVPEKIQPFFGALF from the coding sequence ATGGTCTTATTTTCACTTTTTACGAGTCTTATAGCTATTTTTGCCTATTCATATTTAAGTTGGAAATGGGTTGCAATTCCTTGGCTGCCAGTGTCCTTGGTAGGGACGGCTACAGCTTTTTTTGTTGGCTTTAAAAACAATCAATCCTATGACCGGAGTTGGGAAGCGCGTAAGATATGGGGTAGCATAACCAACCATAGCAGATCATTTGGGGCAGCACTGAAGGCTTACCACTTTAAGAACGATCTAATAGGCAATGATTTGGATGAAAATATCCGGATTATCATTTACAGACATATTGCCTGGCTGTATGCTTTGAAAAATGCCATGTGGCAGCGCACAAGCTGGGAACATAAAGATCGTGCGAGCAAAAGGCAGCGCAATACTCTGCAAAGTTCGCAGCCCCCATGCCAGGTTGATATCGAAAAGTATCTTGCTGCTGATGAGCATATTGCTCTGAAAGGTAAGAAAAATCTATCTACACAAATTTTAGATAAACAGTCTCAGCATCTTGCCAGGTTGCGACAGGCGGGTAAGCTGGATACTTTCCAGCATATTGCGTTACAAAACTTAATTAGCAACCTATATGACGAACAAGGAAAGAGTGAGCGAATTAAAAACACGCCTTTTCCGCGCCAGTATGCGACCACTTCAAACCTATTCATTATCGTCTTCATGACATTACTGCCTTTTGGATTGCTGCCACAGTTCGTAGATCTTGGAGAGGAGTACAAGTTCTTGATGATTCCTTTGAATATGATCGTTTCTTGGGTTTTTATGTTCATGGAATACGTAGGTGACATTAGCGAAAATCCTTTTGAAGGACTGCTAAACGACATACCCGTCGGAACTATAGTCCGTAACATTGAAATTGATTTAATTGACATGCTAGATGATGAGCAGGTTCCGGAAAAAATTCAGCCATTTTTTGGTGCGCTGTTCTGA
- a CDS encoding NADP-dependent oxidoreductase, producing the protein MKTIIVEQPGDVNQLIYNEIEKPAASANEVLIKVKSISVNPVDIKTRTGQGVYGRIKTESPLILGWDIAGVVESVGAAVSKFKIGDEVFGMVNFPGHGKAYAEYIVAPENQLALKPENVSFEEAAASTLAALTAWQALVKNAKVKAGQKVLIHAAAGGVGHFAVQIGKYLGAEVTGTSSAKNRDFVLGLGADAHLDYHNYDWGNHPEEFDFVLDTIGGDNIDHSILVTKKGGSVISIPTTLNEAVSEKAKIKGVNGYFFLVQSDGEDMKQIALLLEKGHIKASVEQIFPFSEMKQAHLQLETGRTVGKIVVKV; encoded by the coding sequence ATGAAAACAATTATTGTAGAACAACCTGGAGATGTAAATCAACTGATTTACAATGAAATTGAAAAGCCCGCTGCTTCTGCCAATGAAGTATTGATCAAAGTGAAATCGATTAGTGTCAATCCGGTAGATATAAAAACACGTACCGGTCAAGGCGTTTATGGGCGGATAAAAACAGAAAGTCCGCTGATCCTTGGGTGGGACATTGCAGGTGTGGTAGAAAGTGTAGGTGCGGCAGTTTCCAAATTTAAGATAGGTGACGAAGTTTTTGGAATGGTGAATTTTCCCGGTCACGGTAAAGCGTATGCCGAATATATAGTGGCACCCGAAAACCAACTGGCTCTTAAACCGGAAAATGTCTCATTTGAAGAAGCCGCTGCAAGTACCTTAGCTGCCTTAACCGCTTGGCAAGCATTGGTTAAAAATGCAAAAGTAAAAGCCGGGCAAAAAGTACTGATACATGCAGCTGCCGGTGGGGTAGGCCATTTTGCTGTACAGATTGGAAAATACCTAGGCGCAGAAGTTACCGGAACTTCGTCTGCAAAGAACAGAGATTTTGTTTTGGGTCTGGGTGCAGATGCACATTTAGACTACCATAATTATGATTGGGGAAACCATCCGGAAGAATTTGATTTTGTATTGGATACTATTGGAGGGGATAACATCGATCACTCTATTTTGGTCACTAAAAAAGGAGGAAGCGTTATCAGTATCCCAACCACCTTAAACGAGGCAGTTAGCGAAAAAGCAAAGATAAAAGGAGTAAATGGCTATTTCTTCCTTGTACAATCTGATGGTGAGGATATGAAACAAATTGCCTTATTATTGGAAAAAGGCCATATAAAAGCATCAGTAGAACAGATATTTCCATTCTCCGAGATGAAACAGGCTCATTTGCAGCTAGAAACAGGCAGAACAGTAGGGAAAATAGTGGTGAAGGTGTAG
- a CDS encoding putative quinol monooxygenase, which produces MITITAFIRVKKSSADLEKLTSLFTRLIEETRKEPGCQKYELHEVTDQPGLFIMMEEWASEAALEIHNTSKHFMDFVTSAEPYFTAPIEEFQTKRII; this is translated from the coding sequence ATGATAACTATAACAGCATTCATTCGAGTAAAAAAAAGTAGTGCAGATCTTGAAAAATTAACAAGTCTTTTTACCCGACTTATAGAAGAAACCAGAAAAGAGCCAGGTTGTCAAAAATATGAGCTACATGAAGTTACTGACCAACCCGGACTTTTTATTATGATGGAAGAATGGGCATCAGAAGCCGCGCTTGAAATCCATAATACTTCTAAGCATTTTATGGATTTTGTAACTTCTGCCGAACCTTACTTTACTGCTCCCATTGAGGAATTCCAGACCAAGAGAATAATTTGA
- a CDS encoding hydrolase: MNKIPKIGLEGLLRPEDSIVVLIDHQPFQVANLHSHEPTLIINNTIGLSKATKVFNVPTILTTVTEERGGYILKGIQDVFPEQKPINRTFINTWEDPAVTDIVKESGRKQLILAGLWTEVCVAMPAIQALGEGYDVFVVTDACGSVSAEAHDMAVRRMVQVGIVPINWLAVVSEWQRDWARMETASQLGPILFDHGGGSGVALAWELQLLATTPPQQ, translated from the coding sequence ATGAACAAAATCCCAAAAATTGGACTTGAAGGACTGCTTCGTCCGGAAGACAGTATCGTAGTGCTAATCGATCACCAACCGTTTCAAGTTGCTAATTTGCATAGCCACGAACCTACACTTATTATTAACAATACAATAGGGCTTTCTAAAGCCACAAAAGTATTTAATGTACCAACTATTCTTACTACAGTTACCGAAGAACGAGGAGGATATATCCTTAAAGGTATTCAAGACGTATTCCCGGAGCAGAAACCTATTAACAGAACCTTTATCAATACTTGGGAGGATCCTGCAGTTACTGATATTGTAAAAGAAAGTGGTCGCAAACAACTGATTTTAGCGGGGTTATGGACGGAAGTTTGTGTTGCAATGCCCGCAATCCAGGCTTTGGGGGAAGGATATGATGTGTTCGTAGTTACAGATGCCTGTGGTTCTGTTTCGGCAGAAGCTCATGATATGGCTGTTCGTAGAATGGTTCAGGTAGGAATTGTGCCAATCAATTGGTTGGCTGTGGTTTCAGAATGGCAGCGTGATTGGGCTCGAATGGAAACAGCATCTCAATTGGGTCCTATTCTGTTTGATCATGGTGGAGGAAGTGGTGTAGCACTTGCCTGGGAGCTGCAGTTACTTGCAACAACTCCCCCACAACAATAA
- a CDS encoding nuclear transport factor 2 family protein — protein MNNDLSLLMEENLAQVWSQRDAFARLRSIQTIYTADSTLYHVGHKITGHKSINESVNHVLENMPSEFSFFKLKPVVINNNMGRLLWGMGPNKESIVATGMDIAVFKDGKIESLYVFLD, from the coding sequence ATGAATAATGACCTATCCCTTCTCATGGAAGAAAATCTGGCTCAGGTATGGAGCCAAAGAGATGCTTTTGCAAGATTGCGATCCATTCAAACTATCTACACTGCTGATAGTACTTTATATCATGTAGGGCATAAAATTACAGGGCATAAGTCAATCAATGAAAGTGTGAATCATGTGCTGGAAAATATGCCTTCGGAGTTTTCTTTTTTTAAACTTAAACCAGTTGTTATCAATAACAACATGGGAAGGTTGCTCTGGGGAATGGGACCAAATAAAGAATCAATTGTAGCAACAGGAATGGATATCGCTGTCTTTAAAGATGGAAAAATAGAATCATTATATGTGTTTCTTGACTGA
- a CDS encoding PD40 domain-containing protein: MKINVLLLLVVLINISCSSKIRTTDRMHGNRIGFFDENSMSLCVLNENDGSIKSLVNIEESSSGLYRRTVWSPDGSQFAFTGTVDGVRGTYIVDADGSNRELVLKPKGKSDEGVLEWHRDLKLIFVLKNIDGNAEIYSVKDSLNLTNLTKSPSWEFFPTVFPDGRIAFVSNIDEKESVENSTFKDVYVLDPDSTGFKFLLSLEGMSMESVSTTGIFPDISPDGKLMCFTLKGDIYIIDTDGKNSRNITDTPNLTELTPSFSLDGKSIVYSGASQSETDFLSGNKPTMNLFKIDLQTLEKEQLTFGENNYFTHPLYQPY; encoded by the coding sequence ATGAAAATAAATGTGCTCCTGTTGTTAGTAGTCCTAATAAATATTAGCTGTAGTTCAAAAATTAGGACTACAGATAGAATGCATGGGAATCGTATAGGGTTTTTCGATGAAAACAGTATGAGTCTTTGTGTATTAAACGAAAACGATGGTAGTATTAAATCCTTAGTAAACATTGAGGAGTCGTCAAGTGGCCTATACCGACGAACTGTGTGGAGCCCAGACGGTAGCCAATTTGCTTTCACCGGAACAGTAGATGGCGTTAGAGGTACCTATATAGTCGATGCTGATGGAAGTAATAGAGAATTGGTGCTCAAACCAAAAGGAAAATCAGATGAAGGTGTTTTGGAATGGCATAGGGATTTAAAGCTCATTTTTGTGTTGAAAAACATAGATGGTAATGCAGAGATATACAGTGTAAAAGATAGTTTGAACCTTACAAATCTTACCAAATCGCCGAGTTGGGAGTTTTTTCCAACGGTGTTTCCCGATGGCCGTATAGCTTTTGTCTCGAACATAGATGAAAAAGAGAGTGTTGAAAATTCGACATTTAAGGATGTATATGTTTTAGATCCCGACAGTACAGGCTTTAAATTTTTATTGTCCTTGGAGGGGATGAGTATGGAGAGCGTGTCGACTACAGGAATATTTCCGGATATTTCACCGGATGGAAAATTGATGTGCTTTACATTAAAAGGAGATATATACATCATAGATACTGACGGTAAAAATAGTAGGAATATTACCGACACACCCAACCTAACAGAATTGACACCCTCATTTTCTTTAGACGGAAAATCAATAGTGTACAGTGGAGCAAGCCAGTCCGAAACCGATTTTCTCTCTGGTAATAAACCCACTATGAATTTGTTTAAGATCGATCTCCAAACGTTGGAAAAAGAACAACTTACTTTTGGTGAGAATAATTATTTTACTCATCCCTTATATCAACCATATTAA